One window from the genome of Moraxella nasibovis encodes:
- a CDS encoding KpsF/GutQ family sugar-phosphate isomerase has product MMNTDFTTKTDFIPEAITAIRTEQRALDLLIDELDERFNEACRTILACDRRVVITGMGKSGHIGRKIAATLASTGTPAFFVHPGEAGHGDLGMLVKGDVLIAISNSGESDEIRMLIPVVKQLGIPLISISRDKRGFLPQAADVALTLGKSEEACPLGLAPTSSTTATLALGDALAVALLHARGFTSDDFALSHPAGALGRKLLTRVQDLMHADDLPVVKQTASLHDTLLVMTSGRLGLAVVVDDRDGVVGVFTDGDLRRKLAERVDLSVKIGDIMTQTPKHTTGEVRASDALSMMNEYGIGQLLVLDGGKLQGVLSIHDVVQAGVS; this is encoded by the coding sequence ATGATGAATACCGATTTTACAACAAAGACTGATTTTATCCCAGAGGCGATTACCGCCATTCGCACCGAACAGCGAGCGCTCGACTTACTCATTGATGAGCTTGATGAGCGATTTAATGAGGCGTGTCGCACGATTTTGGCGTGTGATCGCCGTGTGGTCATCACTGGTATGGGTAAGTCAGGGCATATCGGTCGCAAGATTGCCGCTACGCTTGCCTCGACAGGTACGCCTGCGTTTTTTGTGCATCCAGGGGAGGCAGGGCATGGCGATTTGGGTATGCTGGTCAAAGGCGATGTGCTGATTGCCATTTCTAATTCTGGCGAGTCTGATGAGATTCGTATGTTGATTCCTGTGGTGAAACAGCTTGGCATTCCGCTTATCAGTATCAGCCGTGATAAGCGTGGCTTTTTACCGCAAGCTGCTGATGTCGCTTTGACATTGGGCAAATCTGAAGAGGCGTGTCCGCTTGGGCTGGCGCCGACTTCTAGTACGACAGCGACGCTGGCTTTGGGCGATGCGTTGGCGGTGGCGTTATTGCACGCTCGTGGTTTTACCAGTGATGATTTTGCTTTGTCGCACCCAGCAGGGGCATTGGGGCGCAAACTTTTGACTCGTGTGCAAGATTTGATGCACGCAGATGATTTGCCCGTGGTCAAGCAAACCGCCAGTTTGCACGACACGCTACTGGTCATGACGAGTGGTCGCTTGGGGCTTGCGGTAGTGGTTGATGACCGTGATGGCGTGGTGGGTGTCTTTACCGATGGCGATTTACGCCGAAAACTTGCTGAGCGTGTGGATTTGAGTGTAAAAATTGGCGACATCATGACACAAACGCCTAAGCACACCACAGGCGAGGTGCGTGCATCGGACGCTTTGAGCATGATGAATGAATATGGTATCGGACAGCTTTTGGTGCTAGATGGTGGTAAATTGCAAGGCGTATTAAGCATTCATGATGTAGTACAAGCAGGCGTAAGCTAA
- a CDS encoding KdsC family phosphatase, whose amino-acid sequence MTTVATKASKIKLLAMDVDGVLSDGKIIYNADDVETKAFHVHDGVGLVALKEAGVVLAIITGRSSPMVARRAKELGIHHVVQGREDKFTALSALAGDLGLSLDECAYMGDDLPDLKAIREAGLGISVPNGADIVQKTADVVTTKAGGYGAVREACELILQAQGKYDDFIRKFL is encoded by the coding sequence ATGACAACAGTCGCAACCAAAGCCAGTAAAATCAAGCTCCTTGCCATGGATGTTGATGGTGTATTGTCCGATGGTAAAATCATCTATAATGCGGATGATGTGGAAACCAAGGCGTTTCATGTGCATGATGGCGTAGGCTTGGTCGCTTTAAAAGAGGCGGGCGTCGTGCTTGCCATCATCACAGGACGAAGTTCGCCCATGGTCGCTCGCCGTGCCAAAGAGCTTGGCATTCATCATGTCGTGCAGGGGCGAGAGGATAAATTTACCGCATTGTCGGCATTGGCAGGTGATCTGGGCTTATCATTGGATGAATGTGCTTATATGGGCGATGATTTGCCAGATTTAAAGGCGATTCGTGAGGCAGGGTTGGGCATAAGCGTGCCAAATGGTGCGGACATTGTCCAAAAAACTGCCGATGTCGTGACCACTAAGGCGGGTGGCTACGGTGCGGTCAGAGAGGCGTGCGAGCTGATTTTGCAAGCACAAGGTAAGTACGATGATTTTATTCGTAAATTTTTATGA
- the lptC gene encoding LPS export ABC transporter periplasmic protein LptC, with translation MNARILSILGVMALMVAAWFFYQEDASIEPAVPAKPEVAYEVTEIQAVQTNEETGEVEYTLTADSLVQNADGKDEMLGAVLNWQPPSGEAYTITAKRATLEQATGDLKLYDGFVLTREATADKPKLVFEGGTLVGNTKSRKLSSDEPLLVKNGEDSFRAQAMTADLNAGEYEFSQIEVLYHAAERKDEPLF, from the coding sequence ATGAATGCAAGAATTTTGAGCATACTTGGGGTGATGGCACTGATGGTGGCGGCTTGGTTTTTTTATCAAGAGGATGCCAGCATTGAGCCTGCGGTGCCTGCCAAACCTGAGGTGGCTTATGAAGTGACTGAAATCCAAGCGGTGCAGACCAACGAAGAGACGGGCGAGGTGGAATACACGCTGACCGCTGACTCTTTGGTACAAAATGCTGATGGCAAAGACGAAATGCTGGGGGCGGTATTAAACTGGCAACCACCAAGCGGCGAGGCATATACCATCACCGCCAAGCGTGCCACTTTGGAGCAAGCGACAGGAGACTTAAAGCTGTATGATGGCTTTGTATTGACCCGAGAGGCGACCGCTGATAAGCCTAAGCTTGTGTTTGAGGGTGGCACCCTTGTGGGAAATACCAAGTCTCGCAAGCTGTCGAGCGATGAGCCATTATTGGTGAAAAATGGCGAGGACAGCTTTCGTGCTCAGGCGATGACCGCAGATCTGAATGCCGGCGAATATGAGTTTAGTCAAATCGAAGTGCTGTATCATGCCGCCGAGCGTAAAGACGAGCCGCTGTTTTGA
- the lptA gene encoding lipopolysaccharide transport periplasmic protein LptA: MTSANALPSDANQPIRLLADRATYVERTGVTTYSGNVTIEQGTLKIAADNITLNLSNDRKITSAVATGRPATFQQVITQEKGLAKGQANRIDYNAVTGIVTLTGNAKLTQAGSSFAGNTIRYSLKAGDVEANAGGGQRVELIFPPTGSGSHQGLR; encoded by the coding sequence ATGACAAGTGCTAATGCGTTGCCCTCTGATGCCAATCAGCCAATCCGTCTGCTTGCTGATAGAGCAACTTATGTGGAGCGCACAGGGGTGACGACTTACTCGGGTAATGTCACCATCGAACAAGGCACGCTAAAAATCGCCGCCGACAACATCACGCTAAATCTGAGCAACGACCGAAAAATCACCAGTGCTGTCGCCACAGGTCGTCCTGCGACTTTTCAGCAAGTCATCACCCAAGAAAAAGGGCTTGCCAAAGGACAGGCGAATCGCATTGATTATAATGCTGTGACAGGCATCGTGACGCTGACGGGCAATGCCAAACTGACTCAGGCTGGCTCAAGCTTTGCAGGCAATACCATCCGTTATAGCCTAAAAGCAGGCGATGTGGAGGCAAATGCAGGCGGTGGTCAGCGAGTCGAGCTCATCTTTCCGCCCACTGGCAGCGGCTCGCATCAGGGTCTGCGTTGA